AGGCATCAACAGTTCAGCCCTCCATtatttggggggtggggggtcagGGTAAGGAAGGTGTACACATTCATAGGAGAAGTGAAGATGGATGGTAGAGAGGTGGCCCAATGGGTAAAAGGATCCATCTGCTCTGCAGATCTGACctgtttgcagaaaaaaatgtgagcaaACCCACCGTCAGTGTCACCCACCCTCAGAAACACTGTTATGGTTTCATTCAaacctgacagaaaaaaagaaaaaatgcggGACACTgtcaaaagaataataaaactgCATTTAACGCACCCTtccatcaaataaaataaaattctttcTGTTTAACTTGTTGCAGTCCTGGTAAAATGTACACAGCTGTGAAAGAAGACTGTAACGGAAGATATGTTGATGCTCTTTTTATGATccatgaagggggggggggtccagaaataaaatatacttACTCTGCAAAATAGATACAATCATGACTGGGTATTCgaggagcaaaacaaaaacgatAAAAAAAGGTACATCGTGTCATTTCACTTTAATTTTTAGCCacatttaaaatcttaaaaatattcataaaaaggcaaaaaattCTCAGTCCCCAAAAATATTGTGTCATAGACTTAAGGAAGAAATATCTTCAACCTGAAACACTGCCCTTCCACCTTTTTGTACACAATTggcaaaaatatatagatatatatattaacagcAATAACTTaccattgttttaatttattcatttattgactTCTAGGATTTATGTTGCATCTCCCATAGGAAGGAAGCTTCAGTTCTTATTTTTAcatcacaaaaaatatttaaataaaaaataaaaacttctaaAACCCCAAAGCTGTAGTCCTGTCTTGCTCTCCTGTCTTGGCAGTTAGTCTTTTGGGGCAACTCGTCAGAGCATCAAGTCACACAGACGACATGGAGCCTGGGCTACATGTGGTCTAAACTGTTGTGGTTCATGTTCGTTCCCAGCTcctggttgttgttgctgctgccgtTGTTATTATTCCCACCCAACATGTCCGACGGCCCCCCCTGCCCGCCGTGCATCCCCGTCATCCCACTCAGCTGGGACATGATGGAGTTCTGGTCCGAGCTGAACTGACTGGGATCGACGGAACCGCCCGGCTGCTGCTGAGGTAACACTTGCTGCTGGGGTTGTGGGGGGTGGGGCGGCGCCATGCTGGGGTGATGCTGGCCTAGGTGGCCCGGGTGGGGCGAGCCAGTCTGGGTCTGCGGAGAGATGCGATGGGGTGAGGGCTGAGGTTGGGAGGAGGGTTGCATGCGGGGCGACGGGCTGGAGTGTGAGGGCTGCGACTGTGGCCTGGGCGAGGGCTGCGGCGACCTGACCTGACTGCTGAGCGACCCCGCTGGACCGAGTCCCCCTTGTCCTTGGAGATGGTGGGGGGACTGCGCCATCTGCTGTTGGGGACTCATGGGACTGCTGTGCTGGGCTGGAGAGCCCCCGCCAaggtgttgctgctgcagcagcctctGGTGGAGGTTCTGGTGAAGCATGCCTGGGGACGTCTGCGAAAGTGGGGGcccaccaccccctcccccaactCCACCTTGCTGTTGTTGACCCTGCCCTTGTCCGACTTGTACAGCCTGAAGCTggggtcctcctcctcctccactcggCCCTCCGTCTTGTCCTTGAAGTCCACCCAATGGattttgctgttgctgctgttgctgttgttgctgttgctgctgttgctgctgctgctgctgctgctgctgctgcatctgcatctgcaccCTTTGCTGGAGCGCTGCAGCTACTTGTGACATGGTGTTGGGGTAGCCTTGCTGCTGGCCTGGCCCACCCTGTGGTCCTCCTTGTGGCTGCTGAGGCCCCCCAACACCTCCAGCCCCTGGCTGGGGTTGGGAAGAAGGGGGTATTCCTGGCTGCCCCTGGCCAGGCTGCATGAAGCCTTGCTGGCCTTGCTGgccttgctgctgctggaacTGCCCGTGGTTGCccatctgttgctgctgctgctgttgttgttgttgttgttgttgctgctgaagaTGTCTTCTCATCAACATCTCTCTGAACTGTGTAGTCATGTTGCCTTGTTGCCCTGCTTGCATTGCCccctgttgttgctgttgttgttgttgttgctgctgcaacgCAGCCATTTGCTGTTGCTGTAGATTCCCAGGCAACATTGGgcgctgctgttgttgttgttgttgttgttgttgctgctgctgctgctgttgctgctgctgctgctgttgctgctgctgttgttgttgtagctgctGGAGCTGAGCCATGGTGGGCATattccctccccctgccccaccCTGGACCACGTTCATCCCTGGCTGGCCTGCCTGGTTCACATTAACTTGTTGTCCTTCCATGTTAGCAAGCTGGTTAGCCCCAGGCCCTCCGACACCCGGTAGCCCTCCAGCAGCCCCTTGGAACCTTACACCTCCAGGGGCCCCTTGCGGAGGCCCTCCTGGTCCTCCAGGACCACCCTGAGCCCCTTGATATCTGGCTGCTCTTTGTCTGATAAAAGCAGCCATAAGGGTTGGGTTGGAACGAAGGATGTTGAGGACTTGCTGTTGTTGAAGTGGTGAGCTTGGAGAACGCAGAGTTCGCAGAAGGTCTTGTAGTGCTGCCTGGGGTAGGTTTCCTGATCCAGCTACACCCGTTATTGGAGTAGGTGCCCCAGCTGCCCCTCCTGACACACCCATTACCTGCATCATCCCACGGTTTCCTGGCTGAGGTTGCTGCTGATTCATTGGCTGCTGTTGCTGAGCAGctcctggctgctgctgtggtgcCATGTGAGCCATCATGCCTGGCCGTTGTTGAGGATTCATGGCTGGTCCCCCAGGACCCCACTGCTGGTTTGTTGGCTGGAGTTGTCCACTGCCTGCCTGCTGAActtgctggagctgctgctgaacttgAGGCGGCAACTGCGCCTGAGGGCCACCTTGCTGCATCCCCGCTAGCATTCCCTGCTGCTGTGGGTCTAACATAGTCCTTCCGACAACTCCCTGAGTCTGGGGGGGCATGCCCTGGGCCCCAATGTGGGGCATGCCCATCTGGGCCTGGGTGTTTTGGTGGTGAGGATGTGGGGGTATCATGCCCCCCTGTCCCAAGCCACGGATCTGGGCTTGGGCCTGGGCCATCTGTCTCTGGGTCTCTGCTAAGCGCTGAATTTTTAGGGCCGTCTCTACAGCAGCCAAAGGGGGGCCTTGCTGTTGGCCTTGTACAGGCATGGATCCCTGACCTTGATTGGGTTGTTGCTGCTGCGGTGGGGTGGCTGGACCGAGTCCAGGTTTTCCCAGTGactggtggagaggagaggctcCAGGGGGTCTGGGGTTGTACGGAGGCAAACCACCAGTGTGCTGCGGCTGCTGGAGTTGCTGGACATTgggaggctgctgctggagctgaggcaccatctgctgctgaggagagtTCATcatcccccctccacctcctccacccactGGCTGAAACTGATGGAGATGGTGTTGGGGGGGCATGGCACCGCCTTGCTGCTGAACCTGTTGTTGCTGGCCTGGAGCTCCCATTCCCCCCATGCCAACCCCCTGTTGCTGTGGAAGTGCAGGCATGTTCCCCTGAGTGGGTGTTTGAGGGGTAGGAGGCTGTGTGCCCACAGATGTAGGGGTACCGGGACCAGTTGCTCCATTGTTGGCTCCAGGAGAGGGTAAGCCATTGCCCCCAGGAGCTCCTCCAGGAGCAGCCTGGCCCACTCTCTGCATGCTGGCCATCCGTCTTCTTAGCATCTGGGCCTGCTGGAGCCtgtgctgaagctgctgctgacggAGCTTGTGCTTGATGTTTAGGCAGAACGGGACCGGGCATTTGTTCTCCTGACAGTGCTTAGCGTGGTAGCAACAAAGCGCAATGAGCTGTTTGCAGATGGGGCAACCGCCattggtttttcttttgcagcctTTTGTGTGCTGAACAACCCGTTTCATCTTCTGGCAGGACGGCAGAGAGCAGTTGGCATTTCGACACTGACAGGCATGGACGAGGGACTGGATGCAACGCTGGATGCTGAGGCGCCGGGAGTCTCCGGGGCTCTGAGTGGTAGCGGCAGCCTGGTTGCTACTTTCATCATCCAAACCGAGGCCTAACTTCTCCATCTTGTGCTCGTGGCCCTTAGTGTTGTAACATGTGATGCAGAGGTCGTAATCCTGTGAGGGACGGCACGGATAAGACGGTTAGAAAATTtactattttttaaaagtaacaGGTTTTACAGTAACATCGTCAACTACAGCCTACATACTTTTTTTATACAACTCAACTATTACCTGTAACCACAAATACGACCCACTAAGGCAACTGTTGCCCAACTCACCTCACAGACAGTGCAGTGGAAACGAGTCTCCACGTGGTGCTTGCACTCATTGCAAGTGTAGACAAAGCGGTCCTGGCTTTGGTTATGCAACTCCACCAGCATGCACATGGAGCTCCACAAGGACCTCCTTAGCGAGCTGAACTCCAGGTGTTTGTCCCGGGCCAAAGTCAGAAAGGCATCACGGCCATCCATGAGGTCACATGCCATCAGGGGATCCGGGTCTGAAATAGGGGGCAAGGCATTTGCCATGGGGCCTGCGATCAGTCGGATCACAAAGAAAACCTAGGACATGGGGAAAATGGGGAGAACAgtctttaaaaacataattcatctCTATGCCAGCACAGATGCCAGAATTCAGTGTTGCTGTCTATTCATTATACTCCATTAGTAAGCTGCGTGTTTAGATAAAGTCATTTTAATTAGGATTTTCTTTtacctctttgtgtttttccatagTGGCATAGAGTTTCTGTGAAAGGTCATTGGAGACATTAGGCATCCCTGGCTTCTTCTTATTGGCTCGGCTCAAGCTGCTCTTGTTCTTACTCGTCTTCttattgttcttcttctttgcattTTTACTGTCACCTTTTGTATCCTGCACAAGAAAGGGGAGGGGGCAATCGGTAATCGACAAAGCTCATGTACAAAAGACATAAAGGCTCTTTAGGGCCATATGGATAAATCACAGCTTTCTTACATCAATACTCTCATTGGAAGTGCtgttctcctcccttttcctctcctcctcctcctgctctaaCTCTTTGATGCTCTCTTCCAGCACATTGGGCCAAAAGTCACCCTCAAAGTAAGGCAGCTCCTTCGCACTGGTCAGACGATCCTCTGTTGCCTGCTTGAAGATATCCTTTAAAAGGTACATTGAAAACAAAGTTAGTGTTTTGCATTGATATAGTCTAAATCACCTATAGCAGCAACTATATCACAGATGTTCATCATCATAGCTGtgcagaatatattttttaacatgtagTCTTAACTTAGCAGCTACATTCCAAAAACACAGGAGTGAAGTCGAATGCTGCCTCTTTACCTTGTAGTCGTGCACTATCCGCTCCGCCACAGCTTTATCCAACATCTTCTTGTACCATTCCTGAAGACGTTTGGGCTTCGGAATCTTCTGATCCATAGGGTGACAGTGGAAGATGTAGTCGTCCCCTTCACTAGGTGGGCAGGCCCAGATGTGGCCAGTGGTGTAGCTGAGGAGGACACGCGAAAGATAGGAAATGATGAACATGATAAATGTATAGCGCTGTGACtggacagaataaaaaatttGTTCACATGCTCGTTTGTGAGTACAAgaatggacaaaaataaaagtcttctTTGAGCAGGAGCACTCACCCCAACCTCCTGACATATTCCAAGTACCCAATGAGGATTTCGTGGTAAACTGCTGTTCTTAGAGCGCGAGGCCGAAAGAAGTGTACACTGTCCAGGTAGGAGATGTACACTCGCCTGAGTGGGTGAAAGAGGGAATATAGATATATCACAGCAGCTGAAACTGAAGTTTAAGTTTATCCTTAAAGGATAAAGACCTTGGTATAATGATGTCCTTACCTCTGGTTGGGCTGAGGACAGTCAGATCCATACTCCTGAACATGCATACCAAAGAAGCAGACGTCTGCACCGTCGATGTCCTCAAATGCAAAAAGGGCTTTTGTCCTGTATGGGAAAGACTCCGACATCTCTCCGCTGTCCACAAATCTGAAGGTACAAACAAGGGTGTATACACTTACTGACTGTAAAACACAGAACCCCAAAACTCAACTGTGTTTGTATTATAGCCTgtgacttttcctttttacatcAACAATGAAATCCTGGCATTCACAATTTTCACGGTGGGAAATTTCTACAAGcagaagacacaaaaaaaaagagtctgatTTTCAAGTCAGTCTCTTCTACCAGCTTCTACACAGGAAAAGACAGACGTCTATTCTAAGTTtgactgtttcttcttcctgtacCTGGACTTCATGCCTGGTTTAACCTCCACCACTTTATCAGAGACATGGACGACGCGAATGGCGACTTCTCCAGTCTCCGGCTGGCTCTGACGCTTTATGAAGTCATTTACCCTCGTCTCCAGGTAACTGCCCAACTTAGTCTGAGGCAACCCTGTTTGGGAGAAAGCCAGGCAAAACATTGCAATTTTAGTTTAGGTAGGTGATAACAATTGTTAAAACAGCAGGGAGATGTATGACTGAAAGCTAAGTATGAAGAGCACAACTCCCAATCAATTTGGGACATTTTTTCCATATCTGTATATAGCTGTAAATGTGACGCACTGcgcaaagcaataaaaaaattcagaaagTAACCAAGCCAGCATGTCAGAGGAAAACTTAAGGGGAAGCATATTTTCTGGTTGACTACATCTACATTATGGAACTACAGTTTCAGATTTGAGTCTCCAGTCAGTAAATGGTGATGACATGAGAATAGCGTTTGacagaagatagatagatagatagttactttatttatcccaagctgggaaattccggtgtaacagcagcacgtttcacacagcagtCTCATATGAATGGGTCAAATTAGGATTTAACACAACTTcagaatgaaaacagttttcatcagtttttttttttatgaaaggaGTATACAAGTACAAAACAGGACATTGTCAAAAAGTGGGGTAGAGGCATTGCCACTTACGTTTGGCACAATATTTGTTCTCTTTCCTTgtcttgtttgtcttctttaaaCAGCCATcgcagacaaaactgaggtaCAGCAATGACAAAAGTGGTCAAGTCAGTCAAAttacggggaaaaaaaagaaataataatattgaagaCAGAACGACTGGAATTAGGAAAAGCTACTCACCCCGATGGCCAGATGGTTTCATGGTGTAGGACACAAATCTGGTGCATCCTGCGCCCACAGTCCAAACATTCAACAAGCCTGGGAAGACAgagattaaaattaaaattacacATTTAGTCCTTGAGAGATATTTGGCTATCAGCAGGCTGTTACACTTACAGTTCAGGGTCCAGTGtgtcgttcttcttcttctcaaactGATCCTTGTTAATCGATCTATGATTACAAGGAGTGcatcaaaaaaaaggaaaagaaaaaggatttgtcaaaacatgtcaagttaaagtttcatattcatcacaagtttttctttactctttcCTATACTTTTCCTCACATTAACTGGATCTTAAATAATTTTTTGCAGTAACTTTTCTATACGCAGTGAGTCttctatcacacatcacacCCTGAAGAGACAGTCGTCAGTTGGGGGTATTcaatgtcttgcccaaggacgcttcggcatgcggactggaggacgccagggatcgaaccaccaaccttgtGGTTAGTAGACGACCCACTCTACCACCTGAACCACAGCTGCCCTAATTAGGCCGCCAATAAGGCTGCTATAACATTACACAGCATGGTAGGATTGTTCTGAATCCATACACAGTGTTCTTATAAACTCTTATTTTCTATCCAATACTTTCCTACAGGAATGCTAGTGATGAGTTTGCCCCTCATTACACAAGGCATATAAATGTCACTCTTTGGGAGAGCATGCTGAGAATCACATGAATTTAGTAGAGTAAGTGATAATGCAGCAAACCATgtcttttgaagaaaaatacaagGATGAATATTGTAAAGTAAGTAATGTTTCCTGCCACTGCGATGTCCTGACAAAATGTATATCAACAGACTAGTCAAAGGAGATTCTAGGCAAAAAATAAGTCACTAAGGTTTTGcatgaaaagcatcagatcAGAGTAAACCGTTTCAAATatgattgttaaaaaaaaagagatagaaAAACCTTAAAATATTTGCAACTTCTATCTTGAATGGAGGGTCGCTGGAGCTAATTGGTTTACAAAGAGGAAAAATTTTGCGTTTCAAAGTTAGTGTATGATCCCTTGTCAAACTGTGGAATTATCGTCCATGTTAAATGCAGCAATACTTACGTTTGTGGCTGGGTTGGGTCATCGCCCAGGGAAACCGTCTCTCCCTGGATCTCGTTGAAGCACTTCTCACAGAAGTGGTACCTGTTAGCAATAAGCCCAAATTTTGGTGAACTACACCGTTCCCCACagcacagccaatcacagacagCGCACGGGAGGGCAGTCACCAAATGGGACGGGGTTGGGGTAAGGCAGGTTGCCACAAGCGAAGCAAGCAGGAAGTAGGAGCGCAGCACAGCAGGGAGTCGTCATCGCAACAGCCAGTCATAATTTTTGAGGGGCAAGGATGAGAGGATGGGGGTGGGTTTGGAGGTGCATGGTTGGTCAAGATAAAAGCAAGCCAATGTTGACATCACAGCCATTGGAAGGGAGGACAGACAAGTCATATAGACCCGGAACAGGacgagacaaaaacaagacaacacacagcagagagccGAGGCAAAGCACAGATTAGCAATCAGGACATGACAGGATGAGCAACAGCAACCACCATGACAGCCAACCGAGCAGGAGCCAGTCAGTGTGAGCTCAACGGAAGAAGCAGGAGGTTGTAGCACAGGACATAATACAGACACTGAACAAATAAGAACAGACAACTGCTTAGCTGTTCATTCAAACAGTTCATTTTAAAGTCCGTCCTTTCACATTCCAGCATGGTTTTTATTGGTGTGTTAAAAGACAGAGcgcaggttaaaaaaaacgtatttttcttttctaaaggAATGCGAACTTCATAAAGGCACAGGTCAACATGGTTGAACAAGCGTTTGCTTCTTTGGTTAGTCTGTGAGCCCTTTTTCTGTACCAAATgacaaatactttttcaaaCGTTGTGTCGATCTGcgatttaaaatgtgtttttattggaaAATAATATCTTAGAGAATGTGAGGAGAGGACTGTTAAAATGCCAGTGCATTAGGAAACACATGAAGGTGTAAACAGGGAAAATGAAGTGAAGGGAAGCCTTTAGGGAAGCACATTTCATTCAATGAAAACTGATAAAAATGCTAATATGTACCTCACTGAATTGAACATATACCCTTTTTTTTAGACAGTCTATCAGTAAATAATGTCCACTTAACCTAAAGTCTAATTGCTTCCTCAATTACCCTGTCCTCCACTCGTGGTTATTACATGGGTAATTCCCTCCCTCCATACCTGTTCTGGTAGCTGAAATAAGCAGCATCTCGGGGAATAGTGCATAGCTGCTTTCCAtagcagcacagtgtctgaggaGAGAACTCCAACTGAtggacagaaacaaagaaatagaTTAGGAATGTATTCATCTCTACACCATCAACAGTAGTTATTTTAATCCAGGGTAAACTGAATGAGATGAAGACGCTACTGAGCTCCCAGTGTTAGTTTACATTAATGATCTTTAAGGGAAACAAACATAGCTTCCCCAAGATTCCCCAACAGCTTGTGTCATATAACCTTCTAGTTTAATCATATTGTGATACTTTTATCGTATCACGTTAACATTTATCATTCAAATAAATTACCTGGAGAAAAATCTTGACTtgatggtatttttttaaatttgcaagAATAGAGACAAACCCTCATccacacagcagctgtaaaGTGGGGCTGAAGTCCACTCATTTCTGTTAGgctaagtttaaaaaaaaaaaaaaaaatgtttaagaaatTACATCTGCCATCAAGTgctactttgttttttctcattgtcaGAAGTCAAGCTCGGAGGCAGCCTCTCATAACAAGGGCCAATCAGTTGTTATTTGTCTGCAAAACCAAAAATAGCAGAGTCTAATGAGAGCTGAAATGTGATATGGCAGTGGTATGCCCAAGGCCAAATTTAGCTATGAAGCCACTTCACTGCTTCCATTTTCAGATGTGAATGAGGGGAGTTAATTTTCCCATCTGAAGCATACTCCGACCATTCATGCCCACTGCCTTTTGCAGGCATACTGTGCGTATAGACATATTTTCAACATTGGATTGGTGTAATTACACAGATCactacaaaatgtttttgataagAAAAAGCATGTGTTGATTAAGAGTCAGGGGGCCTAGGTAACAAAGGACTACAAATCTCCTGACTTCTAGCTTTATAAATAAAGCAGCAGGACTCTATAAAGGAGAGCCATCCAATGACAAGTttaacctaaaaaaataaaaagtcagacAACATGTGTTCCTTACCCTTATGCTACCTCCACACTTTCCTTGTTTTGTACAATAATCACCgtcaacaacacacatttccacttcCACCCATTTAGCCAGTTATGCACgctctcctcaccttcctgcCACAACAGTAGCC
This Scophthalmus maximus strain ysfricsl-2021 chromosome 16, ASM2237912v1, whole genome shotgun sequence DNA region includes the following protein-coding sequences:
- the ep300a gene encoding histone acetyltransferase p300 isoform X10, with the protein product MAENVLDSGPPSAKRPKLSSPALSASASDGNDLGSLLELDLPDELISSNESGLVNGGDLSQLHTTLGGGPAGLGPGGGGGGPGGMGLGGGPGGVAGGQDAVAKHKQLSELLRSGAPASTQQGHQGAMGSPGGPTAMGQHLANMKAPPGQGPQQMMGQGQQQQHLSPQQQASMMQQQQNAAAGMMGGMNRAMMGVQQKGNNGQQQPGMIGNQVMNGSPRMGFGNQGMGGNSNLLAETLQQQGAGGQAGMRGQQPGAMNKMGMMGNPGGPFGGPYAGQGNQGLGGAGLGPQLQNKGPMANNMAPFNVDKKTQPMQGMASMQGSQQSQASVGGPSGAPVGGAPGMVPNAQAGLMGPGAQVSAASAAAGAPPTADPEKRKLIQQQLVLLLHAHKCQRREQANGEVRQCNLPHCRTMKNVLNHMTHCQAGKSCQVAHCASSRQIISHWKNCTRHDCPVCLPLKNAGDKRNPQSLLGGAGAGLGSSLGAVAGGQPSAPSLNPPSQIDPSSIERAYAALGLTYQGNQIQPQTAQPNMTNQGLQGQTGMRPLNPMSANPMGVNGGVGASAQSQQANLLQDTMMHLNVNTQGLLNDAVGVGSLPTAAPPSAAGMRKSWHADITQDLRNHLVHKLVQAIFPTPDPAALKDRRMENLVAYARKVEGDMYESANSRAEYYHLLAEKIYKIQKELEEKRRTRLQKQGLGLGPAGMGQPSPGLPPNGPLPDPSLVRPAVPNQMVNRMQSPGMNQFNQMGMQSMAQRSTPPLPMGASGNQMGMVGSRMAQPNVNQIQNQYLPQGQFTGSGPGVGTAQPGIAQPGAQAGMAQTQMGTPPSLPVASPLAQPGSAGGPSSVSGVGPMGPQSVGGGGPNLSAGAPPSSMTPSNTNQQPNSIPHLGAMRGSPSPAHSRSPTPHQTPPRLAGSQTPQPHTPNAPQLAPPSVPQQNQLGQGPGSNKSLQQQHIGQAGSTTPSHPGLSSNSTPHGSQLPRTPLSQKGSFPADSQALTPASVSSLDTSSQQPQSNASANNLDPKMEVKQQDEDEESDAGSCSKGGKLSNLKTEEKLVKLELKKEECCGEGGKGVPMDTSSTMQTSCVKTEDRKPEVKKEVKEEEETSESATPQAQVKKKIFKPEELRQALMPTLESLYRQDPESLPFRMPVDPQLLCIPDYFDIVKNPMDLSTIKRKLDTGQYQDPWQYVDDIWLMFNNAWLYNRKTSRVYKFCSKLAEVFEQEIDPVMQSLGYCCGRKLEFSPQTLCCYGKQLCTIPRDAAYFSYQNRYHFCEKCFNEIQGETVSLGDDPTQPQTSINKDQFEKKKNDTLDPELLVECLDCGRRMHQICVLHHETIWPSGFVCDGCLKKTNKTRKENKYCAKRLPQTKLGSYLETRVNDFIKRQSQPETGEVAIRVVHVSDKVVEVKPGMKSRFVDSGEMSESFPYRTKALFAFEDIDGADVCFFGMHVQEYGSDCPQPNQRRVYISYLDSVHFFRPRALRTAVYHEILIGYLEYVRRLGYTTGHIWACPPSEGDDYIFHCHPMDQKIPKPKRLQEWYKKMLDKAVAERIVHDYKDIFKQATEDRLTSAKELPYFEGDFWPNVLEESIKELEQEEEERKREENSTSNESIDDTKGDSKNAKKKNNKKTSKNKSSLSRANKKKPGMPNVSNDLSQKLYATMEKHKEVFFVIRLIAGPMANALPPISDPDPLMACDLMDGRDAFLTLARDKHLEFSSLRRSLWSSMCMLVELHNQSQDRFVYTCNECKHHVETRFHCTVCEDYDLCITCYNTKGHEHKMEKLGLGLDDESSNQAAATTQSPGDSRRLSIQRCIQSLVHACQCRNANCSLPSCQKMKRVVQHTKGCKRKTNGGCPICKQLIALCCYHAKHCQENKCPVPFCLNIKHKLRQQQLQHRLQQAQMLRRRMASMQRVGQAAPGGAPGGNGLPSPGANNGATGPGTPTSVGTQPPTPQTPTQGNMPALPQQQGVGMGGMGAPGQQQQVQQQGGAMPPQHHLHQFQPVGGGGGGGMMNSPQQQMVPQLQQQPPNVQQLQQPQHTGGLPPYNPRPPGASPLHQSLGKPGLGPATPPQQQQPNQGQGSMPVQGQQQGPPLAAVETALKIQRLAETQRQMAQAQAQIRGLGQGGMIPPHPHHQNTQAQMGMPHIGAQGMPPQTQGVVGRTMLDPQQQGMLAGMQQGGPQAQLPPQVQQQLQQVQQAGSGQLQPTNQQWGPGGPAMNPQQRPGMMAHMAPQQQPGAAQQQQPMNQQQPQPGNRGMMQVMGVSGGAAGAPTPITGVAGSGNLPQAALQDLLRTLRSPSSPLQQQQVLNILRSNPTLMAAFIRQRAARYQGAQGGPGGPGGPPQGAPGGVRFQGAAGGLPGVGGPGANQLANMEGQQVNVNQAGQPGMNVVQGGAGGGNMPTMAQLQQLQQQQQQQQQQQQQQQQQQQQQQQQQQQQRPMLPGNLQQQQMAALQQQQQQQQQQQGAMQAGQQGNMTTQFREMLMRRHLQQQQQQQQQQQQQQQMGNHGQFQQQQGQQGQQGFMQPGQGQPGIPPSSQPQPGAGGVGGPQQPQGGPQGGPGQQQGYPNTMSQVAAALQQRVQMQMQQQQQQQQQQQQQQQQQQQQQQQNPLGGLQGQDGGPSGGGGGPQLQAVQVGQGQGQQQQGGVGGGGGGPPLSQTSPGMLHQNLHQRLLQQQHLGGGSPAQHSSPMSPQQQMAQSPHHLQGQGGLGPAGSLSSQVRSPQPSPRPQSQPSHSSPSPRMQPSSQPQPSPHRISPQTQTGSPHPGHLGQHHPSMAPPHPPQPQQQVLPQQQPGGSVDPSQFSSDQNSIMSQLSGMTGMHGGQGGPSDMLGGNNNNGSSNNNQELGTNMNHNSLDHM